A window of Nicotiana tabacum cultivar K326 chromosome 24, ASM71507v2, whole genome shotgun sequence contains these coding sequences:
- the LOC107793373 gene encoding auxin-responsive protein SAUR21-like: MLGIKKFVSVKKLAKKAKFITSTIYRQRPQHVEYLLIKDDEDQWSLTNSKSSTPTGNLAIYVGEERERFVVPTSYLSHPLFKILLEKTYNEFGFEQRSGLVVPCSVNAFQEVVNAVECCNGKFDFGELVGEFL, from the coding sequence ATGCTAGGGATCAAGAAGTTTGTTTCAGTGAAGAAACTAGCCAAGAAGGCTAAGTTCATAACCAGTACTATTTATCGTCAGCGACCACAACATGTTGAGTACTTGCTTATTAAAGACGACGAAGATCAGTGGTCTCTTACAAATTCTAAATCCTCAACACCAACAGGAAACTTAGCTATCTACGTAGGGGAAGAACGTGAACGATTCGTGGTGCCAACGAGCTATCTTTCACATCCATTGTTCAAGATTTTGTTGGAGAAAACGTACAATGAGTTTGGCTTTGAGCAAAGAAGTGGACTGGTAGTGCCATGCAGTGTTAATGCATTTCAAGAAGTAGTCAATGCTGTGGAGTGCTGCAATGGGAAGTTTGATTTTGGTGAGTTGGTGGGGGAGTTTTTGTAG